DNA sequence from the Streptomyces sp. MST-110588 genome:
ATGGCGCGCTATGTGGCGGCGACCCGTCCGCGCTCGACCCAGCAGGTCATGGAGATCGACGCGCCACTGGTCCAACTGGTACGCACCCATCTGCCCTTGGAGAGCGGCTGGCGCATCCGGGTACGCGGCGGGGACGCCCGGGAAGGGCTGCGGAAGGTCCCGGACGGCTGGGCGGACCTGATCATCGCGGATGTGTTCCGGGCGGCCCGCACGCCCGCTCATCTGACCAGCGCCGAATTCGTCGGCGAGGTCCGGCGGGCGCTGCGCCCCGGGGGTTTCTACGCGGCCAACCTCACGGACGGACCGCCGCTGGCCTTCGTACGGGCGCAGATCGCCACCGTCCGTACGGTCTTCGCGGAACTGTGCCTGACCGCCGACCCGGCCGTCCTGCGGGGCAAGCGGTTCGGGAACGCCGTACTGCTGGCCGCCGACCGCGAACTGCCGGTCGCGGAACTGACCCGCCGGGCCGCCACCGATCCGCAGCCCGCCCGGGTCGAACACGGGCGCGCGCTGCTGGACTTCACCGGGGGAGCGGCGCCGGTGACGGATGCGACGGCGGTGGCCTCACCGGCCCCGCCACCGTCCGTCTTCGAGTGATACATCCGTCTTCATGCGATTCGGGCGGCACCGGCAGGACGGTGACCGCCGTCGGGCCCGGCCGCCGTCGGATCCGGCCGCCGTCGGGCCCGGCCGCCGCCCCGTCAGGTCGCCGTCAGGTCGCGTGCTCGTCCGTCGCGACCGTCGGCGGATGGCCGTTCCAGGTGCAGATCACGGATGTATGGGCGCCATTACCGGTGAATTCCACCCGGATCCACTGATTCTGCTCCCACACCTGCATCCGCCACCCCGAGTTGGGGGTCGCCGAGACCAGTTGTGCGGACCGGGTGCCCATGTCGAAGACGACCCGGCCGCCCGCCGTCGCGTAGTTCTTGACCGTGCCGCTCGTGGTGGGCGACAGGGTGCCGCCCGACGACGTACGGGAAGCGCCGTCCGTGCCGAGCCCGCCGCCGCCCGCGCCGTGGGAGGGGGACGCCGGCCGTGAGGCGCCGGGGCCCGCGGAGGCGGAAGGGGAGGGCGTGGGCTGACCCGAGGGCTTGGGGCGGTGGGTGGAGGACGCCTGCGGCGGGTTCCCGTCGTCCGTACCGGTCCGTACGGAAGGCGCCGCGCCGGACAGGGGGAGTGCGCGCGGCGGGTCGTAGACCGTGCCGGCCAGCACGGTGCGCACGCCGAACCACGACAGCGTCACCGCCACTCCTGTGGCCAGCGTCCACGCCGCCGCGTGCACCAGCCCCCGTCTCGAACTCCCTGTGTTCACACCCGCTATAGGAGCACACATCGGCCGTCCGCCTCATCCACCACTCCCGGCCCGGACGTCACCTGCCTGGGCCCTCCCGGGGGCCCGGCGCACGGATGCGGCGTCAACCTCGCGTAAAGAAAATGGTCCTCATGGCGTACGGTGCGGCTCATGGCAAGAGTGCTCGTGGTCGAGGACGACCAGTTCGTACGTTCGGCGCTCATCCGGCATCTGACCGAGGCCTCCCATACGGTACGGAGCGTCGGTACGGCCCTTGAAGCGCTGCGCGAGGTGGCCCATGTCGGCTTCGACGTCGTCATTCTCGACCTCGGACTGCCCGACCTGGACGGGGCCGAGGCCCTGAAGATGCTGCGCGGGATCACCGACGTACCGGTGATCATCGCCACAGCCCGGGACGACGAGGCGGAGATCGTACGGCTCCTGAACGACGGGGCCGACGACTACCTCACCAAGCCGTTCTCCGTGGAACACCTCTCGGCCCGTATGGCGGCCGTCCTGCGCCGCTCGCGCGCCACCGCGACGGGCGCCGAGCCGCCGTCCCGGGTGATCCGCGTCGGCGGGCTCTCCATAGACCCGCTGCGCCGCCAGGCCGAGTTGGACGGGCTGCCGCTGGACCTGACCCGCCGCGAGTTCGACCTGCTGGCCTTCCTGGCGGGGCGCCCCGGCGTCGTGGTGGCCCGCAAGGAACTGCTGGCCGAGGTCTGGCAGCAGTCCTACGGTGACGACCAGACCATCGACGTGCATCTGTCCTGGCTGCGCCGGAAACTGGGCGAGACCGCGGCCAGCCCGCGCTACCTGCACACCCTGCGCGGCGTGGGCGTGAAGCTGGAGCCGCCGCGGTGAGGTGGGCGCTGGTCAAGGTGTGCCTGGCCGTCACGGTGATGGTCGTGGTCGCCTTCGCGGTACCCCTGGGGCTGGTGGTCAAGGAGATGGCACGCGACCGGGCGTTCTCCAACGCCGAACGGCAGGCCGCCGCCATCGGGCCCGTACTGGCCATCACCACCGACCGCACCCAACTGGAGCGCGCCGTCGCCAGCGCCGAGACCGGCTCGGGCGGGCATATCGGCGTTCATGTGCCGGTGGGGGACGAGGACGGCAAAGGGGGCGCGGAGGAGCAGAACCACCAAGACGGTGACCAGGACACCCGAAGCGTCAAAGGCGGCAAGTCGCTTGAGATCGGGGCACACCGGATCGGCCCGCGGGCCGTCGCCGAGGCGATCAAGTTCGGCCGGGCCTCGATCTCGCCGGTCACCGGCGGTTCCGTACTGCTCCAGCCCACCGCCGTCGCCTCGGGCATCGCGGTCGTCGAGGTGTACGTGCCCGACGACGCGCTCACCAACGGCGTCACCACCTCATGGGTGGTGCTGGCCGGCGTAGGACTCGGGCTCGTCGTCGGTTCGGTCGCCGTCGCGGACCGCCTCGGCACCCGCATGGTGCGGCCCGCGAAGCGGCTGGCGGGGGCCGCGCACGACCTGGGCAAGGGCAAGCTGGGCGTACGGGTCCCCGAGGACGGCCCCAAGGAGCTGCGGTCCGCCGCCGTCGCGTTCAACTCCATGGCCGACCAGGTCGTCCAACTGCTGGCCAACGAACGTGAACTGGCCGCCGACCTCTCCCACCGGCTACGCACCCCGCTGACCGTGCTGCGGCTGAACGCCGCCTCGCTCGGCGACGGGCCCGCCGCCGAGCAGACCCGGGCCGCCGTCGCCCAACTGGAGCGCGAGGTCGACCAGATCATCCGTACCGCGCGCGAGCAGAAGGCGCACACCCGGCAGGCCGCCACCGCGGCCGGCTGCGACGCCGCCGAGGTGATCCGTGAGCGGATGGACTTCTGGTCGGCGCTCGCGGAGGACGAGGGGCGCACGGTGAGGCTCGCAGGCGTGCGGCAGCCCGTACGCGTCCCCGTCGCACGCCCCGACCTGGCCGCCGCGCTGGACGCGATGCTCGGCAACGTCTTCCGGCACACCCCTGAGGGCACGGCGTTCGCGGTGGACGTCCACAACGCCGAGGACGCGGTGATCGTGCTGGTCTCGGACGCCGGACCGGGCATCGAGGACCCGGACGCGGCACTGCGGCGCGGCCACGGGCACGGCGGGGAGGGGTCCACCGGGCTCGGGCTGGACATCGTGCGGCGGCTCGCGGAGTCGACCGGCGGTGATGTGCGCATCGGACGGTCCGTGCTCGGAGGCACCGAGGTACGGGTCTGGCTGGCGCTGGACGGCGGCCGGGCGGCGCGCGGCGGCCGGCGGCGCCGTGGCCACCGGCTGCGCCGCAAGCTCGGCGCCCGCGGCAGACGCGCCGCCGGGCGTGCGGTCGGGCGCGCGGTCCGCCGGGCTGCCCGGCGCACTGCCGGACGTGAGGAGAACCGGGCGGCCGGGAGCCGTTGAGACGCGCGCGAACCGCTCCCTCAGCCGTCCCTTCCCCCGTTCCCTTAAATGCTCCCTTCCGCCTCCTTAAGCGCACCATAATTCCGCGGCCGTCCGCGTCTGAACTGCCTATTGTCCGTTTCGTGACCGCTAGCGTGCGGGACGTACGGAACTCCCGAGCCCCCCACGGCTTCCCCCCACGGGTTCCGTACCCCACCCCCCACACCTCTCGTACGCCCGCGCTCCCCCCCACGACGACAGACGACAGACAGGCTTCAGATGACTTCCTCGGCACAGACACACCGTCGGCGCTTGAGCGGCAAGGTCAAGCTGATCGGCGCGGCCTCGGCAGCCGTGATCGCGGCGGGCGGCACGCTCGTCCTCGTCGGCCCCGCCCAGGCCACCAGGGCCGGGCACGGCACCGCGGCCGGAGCGGACGCCGCCGCACCGGCCGCCCGGACGAAGGCGGCGGCCTTCGCGCCGTACCTCGACACCTCGCTCACGCCCGCCTACGACATGGTGGACACCGCGAAGAAGACACCGGTGCGCAACTTCACCCTCGCCTTCCTGACCGCCGGCAGCGGCGGCTGCGACCCCAAGTGGGGCGGCTCCGGTGACCTGCGCGGCGACGCGGTGGCCAGGCAGATACCCGAGCTGCGCAAGGCCGGCGGCGACGTACGGGTCTCCTTCGGCGGCGCGAGCGGCAGCGAACTGGGCGTGGTCTGCCGGTCCGTGGACGCGCTCGCCGGCGCGTACGGAAAGGCCGTGGACGCCTTCAAGCTCACCAAGGTCGACTTCGACATCGAGGGCGGCGCACTGCCGGACACCGCCTCCAACACCCGCCGTGCCAAGGCCATCGCCGCGCTCCAGAAGAAGCACCCGGAGCTCGACGTCACCTTCACGCTGCCCGTCATGCCCGAGGGCCTGACCCAGGACGGCGTGAACCTCGTGGCCGACGCCAAGAAGAACGGCGTGAAGATCTCGGCCGTCAACATCATGGCGATGGATTACGGCGCGTCCTACAAGGGCGACATGGGCGCGTACGCCATCCAGGCCGCCACCGCCACGCAGCGCCAGCTCAAGAAGGCTCTCGGGCTCGGTGACGCGGCGGCCTGGAAGGCCGTCGCCGTGACGCCGATGATCGGGGTCAACGACGTCCAGAGCGAGATCTTCAAGGTGGCGGACGCCCATGAGCTGGTGCGCTTCGCCCGTACCAAGCACCTGGGCGGGCTGTCGATGTGGTCCTCGACCCGCGACAAGCCGTGCCCGGGCGGGCCGCGGAACTCGGCGCAGCCGACCTGTAGCTCGATCGCGCAGAAGCCCCTGGACTTCACCAAGGCGTTCGGCGCCTATCAGGGCTGACCGCCGACTCGCGTACTCATTCTTTCGGCCACCCCCAAGGCGGGGTGCGGCAGGCTTCCCCCCACCTGCCGCACCCCGCCACCTTTATGGTGCGGCGCGCTCACGGCGGCGGGGGCAGTTCGTTGGTGCGGGCGAGACGTGCGTACCAGTGGGCGCTGGACTTCGGCGTACGTGCCTGAGTGGCGAAGTCCACGTACACCGCCCCGAACCGTTTGCTGTAGCCGTACGCCCACTCGAAGTTGTCCAGGAGGGACCACAGGAAGTACCCGCGCAGATCGGCGCCCCTGGCCAGGGCGCGGTGCGCTGCGGTGAGATGGGAGTGCAGGTAGGCGATGCGGCCGGGGTCGTGCACGGTTCCTGCGGCGTCGGGTTTGTCCTCGTAGGCGGCGCCGTTCTCGGTGATGTACAGGGGCAGTCCGGGCGCCTCGCGGTGGAAGCGCATCAGCAGGTCGTACAGGCCGGAGGGGTCGGCGGCCCAGCCCATCGCGGTGCATTCGCCCGGGGGCCGGTGGAAGGCGATGTGCTCGGCCCCGGCCCACGGTGAGCGGGCCGAGGCGCCGTGGCCGTCGTGGCGGGGCGGGGCGTTGTCAGTGCCGGCTGATACCACTGTGGGTGTGTAGTAGTTGATGCCCAGCGCGTCGAGGGGGTGCTTGATGACGGCCAGATCGCTGTCGTGGACGAAGGACCAGTCGGTGATCCGCGCGGTGTCCGCGAGGAGATCGTCGGGGTACGCGCCGTGCAGCAGGGGCCCGGTGAAGATACGCGTGGCCAGCGCGTCCACCCGCCGCTGAGCGTCCAGGTCCGCCGGTGCCCGCGTACGGGCCCGGACGGCCGCCGGGTTGAGGCTGATCATGATGCGGCCGTGGGCGGGCAGGGCCGCGCGCAGTGCCTGTGCGGCGAGTCCGTGCGCGAGGCTGAGGTGGTGGGCCGCGCGCAGCGCCGCCACGGGATCGCTGCGCCCCGGGGCGTGCACGCCCGATCCGTAACCGAGGAAGGCGCTGCACCACGGCTCGTTGAGCGTGGTCCACCACTGGACGCGGTCACCGAGCGCCTCGGCGACGATCCCCGCGTAGTCGGCGAAGCGATGGGCCGTCTCGCGGTGCGGCCAGCCGCCTCCCGCGGCGGTCCCACCGTGGACGTCGGCTTCCAGTTCCTGAGGGAGGTCCCAGTGATAGAGGGTGAGCAGCGGGCGGATGCCGTGGTCGAGGAGGTCGTCGACCAGCCGGCGGTAGAAGTCCAGCCCGCGCTGTACGGCGGGCCCGCGGCCGGTGGGCTGCACCCGCGGCCAGGAGACGGAGAAGCGGTACGCCGTCAGCCCGAGGGAGGCCATCAGCGCCACGTCCTGGGGGCGGCGGTGGAAATGGTCCGCGGCGATGTCACCGGTGTCGCCACCGAGGACCTTGCCGGGGGTGTGACTGAAGGTGTCCCAGATGGAAGGGGTGCGCCCGCCCTCCCGGGCGGCGCCCTCCACCTGGTACGCGGCGGTCGCCGCGCCCCATAGGAAACCGGGCGGAAAACGAAGGGGGCAGGACATGGCGGTACTCCCGTTCACGAAGGCGCGGCGCACGGCGCGGGCCGTACGGGGCGCATGGCGCGAGTGGCTCAGATGGCACAAGTGGTGCGAGTGGTGCGAGCGGTTCGCGGGGGCGGCCCGGCCCGTACGGCGGCTGCTCGTACGGCGGTTGCCCGTACGACGCCGGCCGGCACGGCAGCTCCCACGCTGGCTCGTACGGTGGCTCGTACGGACCCGGGGGAGTGGTGCGGTGGCGGCCCGCCGGTCAGCCCTTGACCGCGCCCTGCATGATCCCCCCGACGATCTGCTTGCCGAACAGGACGAACGCGGCGAGCAGCGGCAGCGTGCCGAGCAGCGCGCCCGCCATGATCACGGACTGGTCGGGGATGTAGCCGCGCCCCAGACCGGTGAGCGCGACCTGCACGGTCGGACTGCCGTTCTGGGTGAGTGCGATGACCGGCCAGAAGAAGTCGTTCCACGCCTGGACGAAGGTGAGCAGCCCCAGGACGGCCATCGCCGGACGGGCCGCCGGGAAGACGACGTGCCACACGACGCGCAGGCTGTTCGCGCCGTCCGTGCGCGCCGCCTCGATCAGCTCGGTGGGCAGCGCCTGGAGCAGGTACTGCCGCATGAAGAAGACCCCGAAGGCGCTGACGAGCGTGGGCAGGATGACCGCTTGCAGATGGTCGGTCCACTCCAGCTCGGCGATGGTCATGAACAGCGGTACGACCCCGAGCTGCGGCGGCACCATCATCGTGCCGATCACGAGCAGGAGCAGCAGCCGCTTCGCCCGGAAGCGCAGCTTGGCGAAGGCGAACCCGGCGACGGTCGAGAAGACCACCGTGCCCGCCGCGACCGTCGTGGCGACGACCGTGGTGTTCAGCAGGGCGGTGCCCATGTTGGCGTCGGTCCAGGCCGTGGCGAGGTTCTTCGGAAGGTTCGAGCCGAACCACAAGGGCGGGGGTGTCTGAGCCAGCCGGGTGTTGTTGCGGGAGGCGGCGACGGCGGTCCACAGCAGCGGGAAGAGCGAGCCCGCGGTGAACAGGATCAGCACCGCACACGTCATCTTGCCGCCGTGCGACTGCCGGCCGGCGCGTCGGACCGTCATGGATCTCCCCCCTCACTCGCCCGACCGCAGCCGGCGGGCGACCAGCGCGTTGACGGCGGCCACCACCAGCAGGATCAGGAACATCGTCCAGGCGATGGCCGAGGCCCGGCCGAGATGGAGGTTCACCCACCCCTGCTCGTACAGATAGAGCCCCAGCGTCTGGTACTGGTGACCGGCGCCGCCCGTGGCCCCGGCACTGCCGCTGAACAGCAGCGGTTCGCCGAAGAGCTGCGTGGCGCCGATCGTCGAGACGACGCAGGTGAACAGGATCGTCGGCCGCAGCGAGGGGACGGTGACGTACCGGAACTGCTGCCACCGGGAGGCCCCGTCCAGCGCCGCCGACTCGTACAGCTCGTGCGGAATCGCCTGCATGGCGGCGAGGTAGATCAGCGCGTTGTAGCCCGTCCACCGCCAGATGACGATCGTGGAGACCGCCAGCTTGGCGCTCCACGAGCCGTTCTCCCAGTCCACGCCGTCGATGCCGACCGCGCTCAGCAGCCAGTTGACCAGCCCGTAGTCCCGCCCGAAGAGCAGTACGAACACCAGCGTGG
Encoded proteins:
- a CDS encoding carbohydrate ABC transporter permease — its product is MTVRRAGRQSHGGKMTCAVLILFTAGSLFPLLWTAVAASRNNTRLAQTPPPLWFGSNLPKNLATAWTDANMGTALLNTTVVATTVAAGTVVFSTVAGFAFAKLRFRAKRLLLLLVIGTMMVPPQLGVVPLFMTIAELEWTDHLQAVILPTLVSAFGVFFMRQYLLQALPTELIEAARTDGANSLRVVWHVVFPAARPAMAVLGLLTFVQAWNDFFWPVIALTQNGSPTVQVALTGLGRGYIPDQSVIMAGALLGTLPLLAAFVLFGKQIVGGIMQGAVKG
- a CDS encoding HAMP domain-containing sensor histidine kinase, whose product is MRWALVKVCLAVTVMVVVAFAVPLGLVVKEMARDRAFSNAERQAAAIGPVLAITTDRTQLERAVASAETGSGGHIGVHVPVGDEDGKGGAEEQNHQDGDQDTRSVKGGKSLEIGAHRIGPRAVAEAIKFGRASISPVTGGSVLLQPTAVASGIAVVEVYVPDDALTNGVTTSWVVLAGVGLGLVVGSVAVADRLGTRMVRPAKRLAGAAHDLGKGKLGVRVPEDGPKELRSAAVAFNSMADQVVQLLANERELAADLSHRLRTPLTVLRLNAASLGDGPAAEQTRAAVAQLEREVDQIIRTAREQKAHTRQAATAAGCDAAEVIRERMDFWSALAEDEGRTVRLAGVRQPVRVPVARPDLAAALDAMLGNVFRHTPEGTAFAVDVHNAEDAVIVLVSDAGPGIEDPDAALRRGHGHGGEGSTGLGLDIVRRLAESTGGDVRIGRSVLGGTEVRVWLALDGGRAARGGRRRRGHRLRRKLGARGRRAAGRAVGRAVRRAARRTAGREENRAAGSR
- a CDS encoding GH1 family beta-glucosidase gives rise to the protein MSCPLRFPPGFLWGAATAAYQVEGAAREGGRTPSIWDTFSHTPGKVLGGDTGDIAADHFHRRPQDVALMASLGLTAYRFSVSWPRVQPTGRGPAVQRGLDFYRRLVDDLLDHGIRPLLTLYHWDLPQELEADVHGGTAAGGGWPHRETAHRFADYAGIVAEALGDRVQWWTTLNEPWCSAFLGYGSGVHAPGRSDPVAALRAAHHLSLAHGLAAQALRAALPAHGRIMISLNPAAVRARTRAPADLDAQRRVDALATRIFTGPLLHGAYPDDLLADTARITDWSFVHDSDLAVIKHPLDALGINYYTPTVVSAGTDNAPPRHDGHGASARSPWAGAEHIAFHRPPGECTAMGWAADPSGLYDLLMRFHREAPGLPLYITENGAAYEDKPDAAGTVHDPGRIAYLHSHLTAAHRALARGADLRGYFLWSLLDNFEWAYGYSKRFGAVYVDFATQARTPKSSAHWYARLARTNELPPPP
- a CDS encoding response regulator transcription factor, with protein sequence MARVLVVEDDQFVRSALIRHLTEASHTVRSVGTALEALREVAHVGFDVVILDLGLPDLDGAEALKMLRGITDVPVIIATARDDEAEIVRLLNDGADDYLTKPFSVEHLSARMAAVLRRSRATATGAEPPSRVIRVGGLSIDPLRRQAELDGLPLDLTRREFDLLAFLAGRPGVVVARKELLAEVWQQSYGDDQTIDVHLSWLRRKLGETAASPRYLHTLRGVGVKLEPPR
- a CDS encoding sugar ABC transporter permease, with translation METPGSSSGRAGTATAPGPGRGHGRADGAGRAAADRARERRSRRYRRDLRWSPYVCIAPFFLFFAAFGLFPLLYTGWAALHRVELTAPTDMEWAGLRNFTRLLGDDFFWNALGNTFVIGVLSTVPQLLMALGLAHLLNYRLRGSMFFRVAVLTPYATSVAAATLVFVLLFGRDYGLVNWLLSAVGIDGVDWENGSWSAKLAVSTIVIWRWTGYNALIYLAAMQAIPHELYESAALDGASRWQQFRYVTVPSLRPTILFTCVVSTIGATQLFGEPLLFSGSAGATGGAGHQYQTLGLYLYEQGWVNLHLGRASAIAWTMFLILLVVAAVNALVARRLRSGE
- a CDS encoding fused MFS/spermidine synthase: MAKSRRGRSGPESVVESVAGGRAELRPDRDRPRGWTLLIDGAPQSHVDLDDPAYLDFAYQRRLGHIADLAAPAGKPLQVVHLGGGALTMARYVAATRPRSTQQVMEIDAPLVQLVRTHLPLESGWRIRVRGGDAREGLRKVPDGWADLIIADVFRAARTPAHLTSAEFVGEVRRALRPGGFYAANLTDGPPLAFVRAQIATVRTVFAELCLTADPAVLRGKRFGNAVLLAADRELPVAELTRRAATDPQPARVEHGRALLDFTGGAAPVTDATAVASPAPPPSVFE